The genomic region CCTTTCCCTAATTCCTGGCGCTTCTGCTCTTGCACGTCGCTGCCCCTGACCGTGCCCCGCTCGCTCCCGGCAgggcggccggggctggccCTGTGCGCGGGCTGCGGGGGCCGCATCCAGGACCCCTTCCTGCTGCGGGTGTCGCCGGACCTGGAGTGGCACGTCGCCTGCCTCAAGTGCGCCGAGTGCGGGCAGCCCCTGGACGAGACCTGTACATGCTTCCTGCGCGACGGCAAGGCCTACTGCAAGCGGGACTACAGCAGGTGACCCCGAATGCGCCGACGCTCGTTAAAAAATAACCAGACCAAACCCCGAAAAAGCACAAAAGCCCCTTAAAACCCCCGAGTTTCCCCAAACGAAAACCCGACTCTCCGCCGCTGTCCGCCCCCGCGGCGCCGCCCGGAGCCGCCCCGACGGCGCGGCCGCGGGCCCTGACGGCGCGGCGCGTCGCGTCCCCGCAGGCTCTTCGGCATCAAGTGCGCCCAGTGCCGGGCGGCCTTCAGCAGCAGCGACCTGGTGATGCGCGCCCGCGACCACGTCTACCACCTCGAGTGCTTCCGCTGCGCCGCCTGCGGCCGCCAGCTCCTGCCCGGCGACCAGTTCTGCCTGCGGGAGCGCGACCTGCTCTGCCGCGCCGACCACGGGCCGCCCCCCGacggcgccgccgcccgcgggccgcgcagccccgcgctgccgccgcccgccgccgccgccgcgcacctCGCAGGTACCGGCTCCCCCCGAACCGCCGCGGCAGGGCCGCGGctcggggcgggcggcggggggggcggggggttgcggcgggcgggcggcggcgctgaCCGTGCgcgccctccctgcctgccgcAGAGCCGGTGCCcgggcggccgcccgccccgcggccgccggcgcaCAAGGCGGCGGAGAAGACCACCCGCGTGCGGACGGTGCTGAACGAGAAGCAGCTGCACACGCTGCGGACCTGCTACGCCGCCAACCCGCGCCCCGACGCCCTGATGAAGGAGCAGCTAGTGGAGATGACGGGGCTCAGCCCCCGCGTCATCCGCGTCTGGTTCCAGAACAAGCGCTGCAAGGACAAGAAGAAGTCCATCCTCAtgaagcagctccagcagcagcagcacagcgaCAAGACGGTgagcgcccgcccgccccgccggggagagaggtgggggagTCCCGGGCCGGCGGGCTCGGGCGGCAGCCGCGCTGAAGCCCCGTGTGCCCGCAGAGCCTGCAGGGCCTTACCGGGACGCCGCTGGTGGCCGGCAGCCCCATCCGCCACGAGAGCGCCGTGCAGGGCAGCGCCGTGGAGGTCCAGACCTACCAGCCGCCCTGGAAGGCGCTTAGCGAGTTCGCCCTGCAGAGCGACCTGGAGCAGCCCGCCGCCTTCCAGCAGCTGGTGAGCCGCGCCGCACCGTGCCGGGCCGCCCCGTCGGGCCGCGGgcaggccccggccccccgggcccgggcgctgcggggaggggggaggggggggaccGCGCCGGGCCCTCACCGCCGCTGCTCCCCCAGGTCTCGTTCTCCGAGTCCGGCTCCTTGGGCACCTCCTCCGGCAGCGACGTGACCTCGCTGTCCTCCCAGCTCCCCGACACCCCCAACAGCATGGTGCCCAGCCCGGCCGAGACGTGAggcggcccggccgcccgccgccgcgggacTTCCGCATGCCTGCGCTCCCTGCATGAGACACCCGGCCCCGGGCCGCTCCCAGAGCGCCGGACAAAcgcctttgttttttaattattcttatttaaagacaaacaaaaaatacgTTACTGACGGCCAAAAAAGCACCGGGATCCTCGCTGCCTTCACCAGACCGGAGAGAGAGCCCCCGCCCTGGTTATTTcgttgttttggttttttttttcctgcggATTTCgatgtttcttttccccaagaAACGCGGATTTCCCCGCTGGGGCCCGGCACGGTGACAGGCTGCCTCGCCCGCCGCTTGCGCCGGGAAcggcttttctttcctttttggatgggaaaagaaaaaaaaaaatacaaaaggggGAGAAACTCCCCCGGCGTGCGCGCCTTCCCGCGGCCGCGGAGCCGGCCTGGCCCTCCCTCCGCGGAGCCGCGCCGTCTAGCCTCATCTCACGCCGATGCCTCTCCCGGGCCGCGGCGCCCGGCCCCACACGATCGCTGGAAAAACGGGACACAGAAACGAGACTTTTTAACGGGAAAACCAGTACTAATAATGTTAAGTTATCAATGGACGGAGGACGGATTGTTTGAGCCTTTAACGAACAAAAGTAAGTTATTGTTATTTATTGTCAGAGTCAGCGGTTGAATAGTGGGATTAAATATTTTGgacttaataaaaaaagagaaaaaaaagcaaagcaaaggattgaaacggaaaaaaaaaaaggagcggGAGGGCGGCGGAGGGGCTCCCCGTGCGCGGCGCCGCGCTGCCGGTCGGGTCGGggcgcggggcggagcgggTTGGGGTGCGGGTCGGGGCGGGCACAGCCCCGGCTTTGCCGGCACGGCCTCCCCGCACCGCGCTAATCGGCTTTCCCGACCGGGGCCGCTTATTTATAGCCGGGGAGGCGGGGCGCAGGTTTCCCTTTCGGAGCAgcccccgggcccggccgggtCGTGCCCGCACCTGCCGTGGTGCGGGGCCACCTCGCCTCCTCCCAGGGGGCGGCGGGGTCTCGGCCGCGGGGGCtcccccggggcggcggcggcgaggcgaGGCGTCCCCTCGCATGTATTCATACCCCGTCTAGACACAGGCGGCGGCTCCTTATCTGCCTTTGGCATCACCAgggagcgcggcgggggccgccccggctcccgctcccgctccctcACCGTTACTCGGGCGGGAATGCGCTCAGGGGCTTAAACCACGGCGAGCCGCCCCgacgtccccatccccgggcAATCGGGCCCGCtcccccggggagcgggggagcTGGGCCCTACTCGAGCCCCCCCCGGGCCGCAAGGGGATGGGCAGCGCGGCGCCGAGGTGGGGACGGCTCCACCACCCCCGAAGGGCTGAGGAGGCTGGTGTCCGGGGACCGGGCCGCCCCGGGCGAGCTGGCTCGCGCGGCCGATCCGCAGTTGCCGTCGGGGCACACGGAGCAGCCCGGGCTGCCGGGGACGCGCCGGCGGGAGAGCCGAAGGAGCCGCCTCAGCCAGGGGCTCCTCTGctgccgccggggcgggcggccccccTGGCCCAGGGACAGGTGGGAAGGGGGGTCTCCCGCCCCCCAAccccgccgcggggcccccGCAGTTACCTGGGCTCTGGCCGCGTCGGGTTTCAGCTCCCCGCGCTCTCCCGGGCCCAGACTGAAGCAAGCTGTTTCTGTCACCTGGGaggggggcggcccgggccgTAAAATCGCCTCCGCGGAGGCAGCCGGGGGGCCCGAGTCCCCGCAGAGCCCCCGCTCCCACCTCAGGCAGCGCGGCGGCCTCGccgggcggggtggggggcttGCCGCTGCCGGCTCAGGTGCGAGCCGGGCCTGGCCGCTGGAGCCGGCGAGGGGGCCGCGGCCCGAGGCTGCGAAGAGGTGACGGTCCCGGTCCCGCAGCCGTGAGCCGCCTGTGGCCCGGGATCGGCGCGGTCCCGCCGGCGCCTTCCCTGAGGAAGCCCCGTCCCCGCAGCGCAGGGCCCGGGGCGTCCCGCGCCCCCTCACAGCCGCTCCCCGCGCGCGGGCCGTGCCCAGGGcagctgccgccgccgccgccgccggggcctTCGGCGAGAGGCGCGGAAAATAAATCTTGCTGAGACACATCGCCGTTTTTAcgttttaattttgcttcatgGAACCTTCACCGTTAAGAGAACATCACGAGGTTTAAACAAACGTTATTAAAGTCTTACCGAAACGTTAAAAATGcgtgtgatttaaaaaaatccgtATTACGTGACTTatccaaaataacaaaaaaataataatcgAACTTTCCTCAGACCCAAATCTGACAAATTCTTTAGACTTTTGATTAACTGGAAGGACATCTTAGgaacctttttttgttttcctctctccaagCCTTGTGTTTCTTATGGCAATTCAAACACACCAACATTTGTAACGCATAAGTCACACTACAGACAgaataagttattttattacAAGATATATAGAACATATTTTCTCTATTTGCAATCTTATTTCAGCAGTTCTGCAGTGCAAATACCACCACATCACAGGGTAGAAAATACCCAAATCATGACACAGCATATGTGAATGAAATAAACTCAAATTAtcaaaattacaaaacagaACTTGAAAGTATCTACAGTACTGAGGATATAAATAGTGCAAATTATGTATCTACAGCGTAAGTATTTAGAGTATCAAACTTTTCAGAACAGCCTTTTAAAGAAGGTAGTCAGCAGGAGCTGGTCAGCATGACGATGTTAGggattttaaaaccaaatacaaCAGTCATTTTTTCAAGAAGAACTGTCGAGCTTCTTCCCAGGACTGGCGGGGGAATCTGTTGGACAGCTCAAGATAATCTtgagaactgaaaaatttttctgttgaagaCAGAACATAAAATTACCAAGTTATTCTCTCTTAAGATAAGATGGcaataaaacaagaataaagaaTGCGCAGGCAATTCAAGACACTTCAAGTAATTTACTCCCCTCCCCCTACCAAAAACTTCTCACATCACAGGGTGACACTTCTGTGGAGCTATGGACATTGAGATTTGGCTTTAAAAAGGGGGGCAGAGGGCTCTGATGAGCAAAGGCTTAGATTTTTAAGCCTTTGGATCAGGCGCTCTGCTTTACACATTGGAACATTATACATCTTTACACATTTTATGTTCTCGGCCCCACCAGGGACCGATTCAGCCTTGTTCAAGTTCAGGCAGCCTCAATGGCGCTCTCTCTGCTTAGCAGCTTCTTTTTCCACAAAGGGCTGCGGAGGAGTTTTGCTCCCTAATTTCCCCCAAAGCTCACAGCACGATTACAAACGCAGCTTTTACTCCTACGAGTACTGCTGGTGACGTGAACACGACTACACATGCACGCACAGGTTTGTGGGGTCCCACCCGTCGAGCAGTGTGTTGCAGCGCAGCACCCAACAGGGAAGTTTGCACTTTCAAAGTTTTATTCCCAGCTGCATTATTGTTCCTATTTGTTTTTTGGGGACACCGTCCTTTATATTCAAGTGATATAATGGATAAAAACAATCCTGCTTATACTATTATTAAGTCAGCTTTTTTGCAACTAGGGAATGTTTAGAAATCACACTCACATGTCATCACATAGTcatctttgtttaaaagttCATTCAGTTTGaatagtgaaaataaaaagcagttttccacTTTGATTTTAGACGTTTCTCAGGCAGATTCTCATGCAAACACAATCCTGGAAAGTTTGCACTGCAGACACTGCACGAGGCTGCTTCAGACTAAGAGGTATAATGTTGACAGTAAAAATCTCCATAAATTGAcgttaattttatattttataatttatttttaaacacaaagctTATGTTTTAGACCTAGAACTGCTCACCTTCTGCCAAACATTCAGCAAAATGGTGGTGGATTTCTGCTTGCTATTAGGGAGAAATGACTGTCTGAGCGATGTACTTCATGCAAAATATGAGCAACTCAAGACCAGATTCCCATCAACACACTTGAATCTCAGACGTGTTTAACAATAGCTGTCTTAGCTAAGAATCTTTCAAATGTTTAGCCTAAAGAGGTTAACTGCATTTTACACAATATTTACAACaactgaggggggaaaaaaattgcaactcTTCTGCAAACTGACAAACTTTACAGGACagtattttcctaatttttggCTCCCCAGGTGTATTGGCATAGCTGTGTGGCTTCTGCAACCTGAAACTTTTGAAGGTAGCCTTTGTGACAGCTAATTAAATACGTGCACGTACAGTATCACATTTTAAGACATGATACCACATAGCATTTAATAAAGATTAACAGTCTGAATTCCTGATACGATGAGCAGCATACTGGAAGACATGTATGTTAAGTCAGAACATAAGCTAGAGCGTCTCTCCCccaactgtaaaataattttgcaatttactgtaatttctttaattgtGATGCAGATTCAAAAAACTTAAATCACAGTAAAATAGAGTATCTACACATTTTGTTACCCAATTGCTACTGTTACATTTCCTTGGAGACATACCCCTCTGCTGAGATAACTGATTATCCATTTGGCCTGAACTCTGTGCAAAATCCTACGCgggggggaaaaacaaaacagcatcagGTTTTCAGATCTTACATCTGAGgaattaaaacaacatttttaagtCTTCATGGTCACTCAAAAATACTAATACTTTATTAAATTTGTAAATTAACAAACTCTGGCTGGTTTGCTACATATCGTAACAGAATACTGCCAGCACTTAAATTCTGTAATATATAGTGGATTTTTATACCTTTATTTAtaccttttttgaaaaaaaaaaaacaaaccaccaaaacaaaacaaaaaacccccacaaaaaaaacacaaaccaaaccaaacaaaaaacaaccccccccccaattacTTTTActacacaacagaaaaaatgaggttttaatATCTTCTTAGGAAATAGTTATCATCATCACTTTTAATTTAAGAGAACATTTACTATAGTTGTGTTCCTTTATGACAAATGGTGTTTTAGATTTATGCTCCTGACTCCAAATACACTCTTACAAAATTCTTGAATTATCCCAATTTCATTGGCTGTGCTTCCCAGTGACCCAGGAGTCtgaggtgctgatctcctgaGAGTAAGTGAAGTTGTTCCACAGAGGTGATTACCTCTGGCCAACGCTGCAGCCAGCTGTG from Ciconia boyciana chromosome 8, ASM3463844v1, whole genome shotgun sequence harbors:
- the ISL2 gene encoding insulin gene enhancer protein ISL-2 isoform X1; translated protein: MVDILLPRPLPGAMGEPSKRRPGLALCAGCGGRIQDPFLLRVSPDLEWHVACLKCAECGQPLDETCTCFLRDGKAYCKRDYSRLFGIKCAQCRAAFSSSDLVMRARDHVYHLECFRCAACGRQLLPGDQFCLRERDLLCRADHGPPPDGAAARGPRSPALPPPAAAAAHLAEPVPGRPPAPRPPAHKAAEKTTRVRTVLNEKQLHTLRTCYAANPRPDALMKEQLVEMTGLSPRVIRVWFQNKRCKDKKKSILMKQLQQQQHSDKTVSARPPRRGERWGSPGPAGSGGSRAEAPCARRACRALPGRRWWPAAPSATRAPCRAAPWRSRPTSRPGRRLASSPCRATWSSPPPSSSWSRSPSPAPWAPPPAAT
- the ISL2 gene encoding insulin gene enhancer protein ISL-2 isoform X2, with the protein product MVDILLPRPLPGAMGEPSKRRPGLALCAGCGGRIQDPFLLRVSPDLEWHVACLKCAECGQPLDETCTCFLRDGKAYCKRDYSRLFGIKCAQCRAAFSSSDLVMRARDHVYHLECFRCAACGRQLLPGDQFCLRERDLLCRADHGPPPDGAAARGPRSPALPPPAAAAAHLAEPVPGRPPAPRPPAHKAAEKTTRVRTVLNEKQLHTLRTCYAANPRPDALMKEQLVEMTGLSPRVIRVWFQNKRCKDKKKSILMKQLQQQQHSDKTSLQGLTGTPLVAGSPIRHESAVQGSAVEVQTYQPPWKALSEFALQSDLEQPAAFQQLVSFSESGSLGTSSGSDVTSLSSQLPDTPNSMVPSPAET